Below is a window of Verrucomicrobiota bacterium DNA.
ACCACACACCAGGACCACCAATCGCTGCGATCATGGAAAGGTTGAGGAGAATCGGAGTAATTGCCGGAGTGAAGAACCTCCCGAGGACATGGAGGGAGCCAGCGACCAGAGCAGCAAGGCAAATTGGGATCACATAGGGGAACAAAAGTAGGCTGAGGCGAGCGGCTTCACCATATCGATTGCTGTTGCTGGCTCCTGTCCAGATCGGGATGGATACAATTACCGAGAAAAGGATGACGAGTCCCAACAAAAGAAGAAAGAGTCGACTAAGAGTTCGATTGAGGAGTCGGAAGCCTGCTTCTTTTCCTCCTTTTTCCTGTGCATCTGCCAGTACCGGAATGAGAGCTGCACTCAGAGCGCCTTCGCCGAAAAGTCTTCGGAAAAGATTTGGGATGGTGAATGCCAGAAGAAATGCAGAGTTGGTCTGGCTGAGGCCTAGCTGTGCGTAGAGGAGGATATCGCGAAAAAGGCCGAGAACCCGGGAGCCCAGAGTCGAACTGGAAACAGTGAAGAGGGATCTCAGATTTTTTCGCATGACTTCGCAGGAGGATTTCGGCATCTTCCGTGCTGAAACACAACACAAGGCTCCAAGCTCAACAAAACCCTCTCTACTATTTTGCCATGCCACTCATCAACAAGTTGACTGAGAAACTCTCTCGTCACCCGAAGCGAATTGTTTTTCCCGAGGGGAGTGATCCTCGTATCATCCAGGCTGCCCGGCTTTTTGCTTCCCGTAATCTGGGCGTTCCCATTCTCTTGGGAGATCGCGCCTTGATCAAAAGCAATGCGAGAAGGCTTGGGATCTCCCTCGATCATGTTCGCCTCATTCAACCGGAGCGCAGCGAAGAATTTGAAGGCTTTGTCGAGCGGTTCAAAGGGCTGCGAAGGTTCCGCGGTCTTTCCCAACTCGAGTGTGAGGAGTATGTTGCTGATACGAACTATTTCGCCACTTTAATGCTGGCGACCATGCAGGCCGATGCGATTTTGTCGGGAGCAACGGTGTCTGCCTCGAGCGCGATTCGTCCGCTCTTGAAAATCATCCCAAAACAGGAAGGTGTCGAAACGGTATCCTCACTCCAGATTCTTGATTTTGACGAGGACTCGCACCGCCCTGAACTCTTTCT
It encodes the following:
- a CDS encoding phosphate acyltransferase: MLKHNTRLQAQQNPLYYFAMPLINKLTEKLSRHPKRIVFPEGSDPRIIQAARLFASRNLGVPILLGDRALIKSNARRLGISLDHVRLIQPERSEEFEGFVERFKGLRRFRGLSQLECEEYVADTNYFATLMLATMQADAILSGATVSASSAIRPLLKIIPKQEGVETVSSLQILDFDEDSHRPELFLSDCAVVPDPTAEQLSDIAVTAALIRSHLTDEDSRVAMLSYSTKNESSRNPSVLKVRAATELVQKRVLENDWPFHVDGDLQVDAALDPATAELKKVTGSVAGKANVLIFPDLNSGNISSKMIQILGGAHCYGHLLSGLSRPAAETSRGASALDIFGTAVLVCSQAIDHDFLYPIKSEPVI